A genomic window from Arvicola amphibius chromosome 5, mArvAmp1.2, whole genome shotgun sequence includes:
- the Eif3m gene encoding eukaryotic translation initiation factor 3 subunit M, whose translation MSVPAFIDISEEDQAAELRAYLKSKGAEISEENSEGGLHVDLAQIIEACDVCLKEDDKDVESVMNSVVSLLLILEPDKQEALIESLCEKLVKFREGERPSLRLQLLSNLFHGMDKNTPVRYTVYCSLIKVAASCGAIQYIPTELDQVRKWISDWKLTTEKKHTLLRLLYEALVDCKKSDAASKVMVELLGSYTEDNASQARVDAHRCIVRALKDPNAFLFDHLLTLKPVKFLEGELIHDLLTIFVSAKLASYVKFYQNNKDFIDSLGLLHEQNMAKMRLLTFMGMAVENKEISFDTMQQELQIGADDVEAFVIDAVRTKMVYCKIDQTQRKVVVSHSTHRTFGKQQWQQLYDTLNAWKQNLNKVKNSLLSLSDT comes from the exons ATGAGCGTCCCGGCTTTCATCGACATTAGCGAAGAAGACCAG GCAGCTGAACTTCGTGCTTATTTGAAATCAAAAGGAGCTGAGATCTCAGAAGAGAACTCAGAAGGTGGACTTCATGTAGATTTAGCTCAGATTATTGAAGCCTGTGATGTGTGTCTGAAGGAAGATGATAAag ATGTTGAAAGTGTGATGAACAGTGTAGTATCCCTCCTCTTGATCTTGGAACCAGACAAGCAAGAAGCATTGATTGAAAGTCTGTGTGAAAAGCTGGTCAAGTTTCGGGAAGGTGAACGCCCTTCTCTGAGACTGCAACT GCTCAGCAACCTTTTCCACGGTATGGATAAGAACACTCCTGTAAGATACACAGTGTACTGCAGCCTCATCAAGGTGGCAGCATCGTGTGGGGCCATCCAGTACATCCCAACTGAGCTGGATCAA GTGAGAAAGTGGATTTCCGACTGGAAGCTCACCACTGAAAAGAAACACACCCTCTTAAGACTACTTTATGAGGCTCTTGTGGATTGTAAGAAAAG tgatgcTGCATCAAAGGTCATGGTGGAATTGCTTGGGAGTTACACAGAAGACAATGCTTCCCAGGCTCGAGTTGATGCCCACAG GTGTATTGTGCGGGCACTAAAGGATCCAAATGCCTTTCTTTTTGACCATCTTCTTACTCTAAAGCCAGTCAAATTTTTGGAAGGCGAGCTTATCCATGAT TTATTAACCATTTTTGTGAGTGCTAAATTGGCATCGTACGTCAAATTCTATCAGAATAATAAAGACTTCATTGATTCACTTG GCCTGTTACATGAACAAAATATGGCAAAAATGAGACTCCTCACTTTCATGGGAATGGCAGTGGAAAACAAAGAGATTTCTTTTGATACAATGCAGCAAGAGCTACAGATTGGAGCTGATGATGTTGAAGCATTTGTTATTGATG CTGTAAGAACTAAAATGGTCTACTGCAAAATTGATCAGACCCAGAGAAAAGTAGTTGTCAG tCACAGCACACATCGAACATTTGGAAAACAGCAATGGCAACAGCTGTACGACACTCTTAATGCCTGGAAACAAAACCTGAACAAAGTGAAAAATAGCCTTTTGAGTCTTTCTGACACCTGA